The genomic interval TTTTCATTGTTGATTCCGGCTTTAATTATGGGAAATACAGTGATTTTTAAACCTGCCAAACATGGTGTTTTATGTATTTCGCCATTATTGGAAGCTTTTAGAAGCAGTTTTCCAAAAGGTGTAATTAATATCGTTTATGGAAGAGGGCGAGAAGTGGCGTCTCCAATCATGAAATCTGGAAAAATTGATGTTTTGGCATTAATTGGAAACAGTAAATCGGCGATTGCTTTACAAGATCAGCATCCGAACAAAAACAGATTGCGTTTGATTTTAGGTTTAGAGGCTAAAAATCCAGCGATTATTCTTCCAGATGCCGATTTAGATTTGGCAATTCAAGAATGCATTACAGGAAGTTTGTCTTTTAACGGTCAGCGTTGTACGGCATTAAAAGTATTATATGTTCACGAATCGATTAGAGAAGAATTCAACAAACGTTTTGCTGAAAAAGTAGATGGTTTAGTTTTCGGAAATCCGTGGGAAAAAGGAGTTTCTTTAACACCACTTCCTGAAACGGAAAAACCAAGTTATATTCAAGGATTAATTGATGATGCAACTTCTAAAGGAGCAGAAATCATTAATGAAAAAGGAGGAAAACATACTGATAATTATATTTTTCCAGCCGTTTTGTATCCGGTAAATAAAGAAATGCGTGTGTATCACGAAGAGCAGTTCGGGCCAGTTGTTCCTGTTCTTTCATTCAAAGATATTAAAGAGCCTTTGAAAGATATGGCAGAATCAAACTACGGACAACAAGTAAGTTTGTTTGGAAAAGATATTAAAACTTTGGCTCCGCTTATTGATGCTTTGGTGAATTTAGTTTGTAGAGTAAACCTCAACAGTTCTTGCCAAAGAGGACCAGACGCTTTCCC from Flavobacterium sp. YJ01 carries:
- a CDS encoding NADP-dependent glyceraldehyde-3-phosphate dehydrogenase, coding for MSFIPEEYQINTLINQDTYLVNGELKQWTGQTTPVFSTISSTEKYSPTLLGSIPFMAEKEAAEVVEAATNAYDMGQGLWPTMKVVDRIKSMENFVRQMKETREEVVKYLMWEIGKSLGDSQKEFDRTVEYIYDTIASYKELNGRSSHFEKVQGVNAMIRRGPLGVVLCLGPYNYPLNETFSLLIPALIMGNTVIFKPAKHGVLCISPLLEAFRSSFPKGVINIVYGRGREVASPIMKSGKIDVLALIGNSKSAIALQDQHPNKNRLRLILGLEAKNPAIILPDADLDLAIQECITGSLSFNGQRCTALKVLYVHESIREEFNKRFAEKVDGLVFGNPWEKGVSLTPLPETEKPSYIQGLIDDATSKGAEIINEKGGKHTDNYIFPAVLYPVNKEMRVYHEEQFGPVVPVLSFKDIKEPLKDMAESNYGQQVSLFGKDIKTLAPLIDALVNLVCRVNLNSSCQRGPDAFPFTGRKDSAVGTLSIPDALRSFSIRTFVASKDIDYNNQILQELLNSKESNFINTDYIL